The Xenopus tropicalis strain Nigerian chromosome 2, UCB_Xtro_10.0, whole genome shotgun sequence genome window below encodes:
- the sertm1 gene encoding serine-rich and transmembrane domain-containing protein 1: MSGLNPSASLPVEMGNGTFLELFPTSLSTSVDSSPSNRLSNVYVYVSIFLSLLAFLLLLLIIALQRLKNIISSTSSYPEYTSDAGSSFTNLEVCSISSQQSSFSNLSS; this comes from the coding sequence ATGTCTGGACTCAACCCTTCAGCTTCGCTGCCAGTAGAAATGGGAAATGGCACATTTTTGGAACTGTTCCCAACATCCCTCTCCACCTCGGTAGATTCATCTCCATCAAACCGGCTGTCGAACGTTTACGTGTACGTGTCCATTTTCCTCAGCTTGTTAGCCTTTCTCCTCTTGTTATTAATTATCGCACTTCAGAGACTGAAAAACATCATCTCGTCAACATCCTCCTACCCAGAATACACCAGTGACGCGGGCAGCTCCTTCACCAATTTGGAAGTCTGTAGCATTTCCTCACAGCAGTCTTCGTTTTCCAACCTTTCGTCTTAG